From one Anopheles cruzii chromosome 3, idAnoCruzAS_RS32_06, whole genome shotgun sequence genomic stretch:
- the LOC128273838 gene encoding uncharacterized protein LOC128273838 isoform X1 yields the protein MSRALSLSATVLLAVVVPLVIGAPTVHLPDLWYGQNTPAHPEDPSGTSSPPPTTTGRPHSVEPTWITVTMNPVEARYDPPGGSIQPPTTMQPYVAYVPVPPVPPNHAAPGWPRYFPGMPVLPPPPYPYSYHHLCGQHANQAYRLL from the exons ATGAGTCGTGCGCTAAGTTTGTCCGCCActgtgctgctggcggtggtggtgcctctGGTGATCGGTGCACCGACTGTG CATCTGCCGGACCTGTGGTACGGCCAGAACACGCCGGCCCATCCTGAAGACCCATCCGGAACcagctcgccgccgccgacgacgaccggccggccgcacaGCGTCGAGCCGACGTGGATCACGGTCACGATGAATCCTGTCGAGGCTCGGTACGATCCGCCCGGAGGCAGCATCCAGCCGCCGACCACGATGCAACCGTACGTCGCCTACGTTCCGGTTCCTCCCGTACCGCCCAACCACGCGGCCCCCGGTTGGCCACGGTACTTCCCGGGTATGCCCgtacttccgccgccgccatatCCGTACTCGTACCACCATCTCTGTGGCCAACATGCGAACCAAGCCTACCGTCTGCTATAA
- the LOC128274032 gene encoding uncharacterized protein LOC128274032, translated as MSPEETASYSPDDLNPNNVTMPETPILYGPTPAVPIPVMYNPTNFSPINAGGSRGPASIVPLGFKLSDSHIFNSLKPGFSFGHSGLLPFNGPWNVPAISTMRSIVVSWRTPSKGFRKRTTTGTKRFRSVNRVDESNDLRSLRRRTSSTTGMTPTVVRRRLRRRRLRTTTTRRWRTVTRYRNLSGQSTTTTRTRRRLPLARPWLRKTGTPGSRIVPIVLDYDFFVI; from the exons A TGTCACCGGAGGAAACAGCGTCGTACAGTCCGGACGATTTAAACCCCAACAACGTTACTATGCCCGAAACGCCCATACTGTACGGTCCTACCCCAGCCGTTCCTATACCCGTGATGTACAATCCGACAAATTTCAGTCCCATAAACGCGGGCGGTTCCCGGGGCCCAGCATCGATCGTGCCACTGGGTTTTAAGCTCAGTGATTCTCATATCTTCAACAGCCTTAAACCCGGCTTCAGTTTCGGGCATTCGGGGTTGTTACCATTCAACGGTCCTTGGAACGTGCCTGCCATATCGACCATGCGCTCGATCGTTGTCTCATGGCGTACCCCGAGCAAAGGTTTCCGCAAACGAACTACGACTGGGACGAAGAGGTTCCGATCCGTAAACCGTGTAGACGAGTCGAACGACCTGCGCAGCTTGCGCAGAAGGACCAGCAGTACCACCGGAATGACGCCAACCGTCGTTCGACGTCGTCTTCGACGGCGTCGTCTTCGGACAACTACGACCCGAAGGTGGCGTACGGTCACTCGCTACAGAAACTTGTCTGGGCAGTctacgaccaccaccagaacTCGGCGCCGGTTGCCACTGGCGAGACCCTGGCTACGGAAGACCGGAACCCCCGGATCCCGGATTGTTCCGATAGTGTTGGACTACGATTTCTTCGTCATCTAA
- the LOC128271923 gene encoding monocarboxylate transporter 7 — protein sequence MVANGKGVQYRRVPPEGGWGLLVGTGMAMMFVVTLGSLPSFGLMFGDFLTDLGEETGAIALITSCFFSALSFAGLFTNTLMKKTSCRTVGLLGAASYIVGSLLTVFVRTTNELLVSFAIFQGAGFGLMIPVSYTTFNAYFVEKRVVMMSIAQTLIGLGTMFYPIFIQRTMEAYGFRGCLAVLAAVNSHTLLAMLVMHPVDWHMRRVPLPTADQELAAMDAKEHPEEHRMAGGVRGQKLRGSRRASSIPGLGNWSGPVVVSDSTERDSQPATKWQILVDFLDLTLLKDPIYVNIVLGISFALYSDLAFFTLQPMYLFMMSFSKPDVSLIIAIGAGADLISRIFLAISSTFLNIKARYVYLAGALFTIVARFGFLCVFDFYGMAIVTAIMGFLRTWIHVPLPLVFSEYLPQERFPSGYGLFMFLQGNITFAIGPIIGYIRDVTGSYTISFHCLTLMLALCVIPWFFEICYYRLQRQARAGRAVRPDVAHLPVPVIRETKE from the exons aTGGTGGCGAATGGCAAAGGCGTCCAGTACCGTCGAGTTCCACCCGAGGGTGGCTGGGGCCTACTGGTTGGCACCGGGATGGCGATGATGTTCGTGGTGACACTCGGGTCGCTGCCCTCGTTCGGGCTAATGTTCGGGGACTTCCTGACCGACCTGGGTGAGGAGACCGGCGCCATCGCGCTCATCACGAGCTGCTTCTTTAGTGCGCTTAGCTTTGCCGGGCTCTTCACCAACACGCTGATGAAGAAGACGTCCTGCCGGACGGTCGGCCTGCTTGGGGCCGCGTCCTACATCGTCGGCAGCCTGCTGACCGTCTTCGTGCGCACCACCAACGAGCTGCTCGTCTCGTTCGCCATCTTTCAAG GTGCTGGGTTCGGGTTGATGATCCCGGTCTCGTACACGACGTTCAACGCGTATTTCGTGGAAAAGCGCGTGGTCATGATGAGCATCGCCCAGACGCTGATCGGACTCGGCACCATGTTCTATCCGATCTTCATCCAGCGCACGATGGAGGCGTACGGGTTCCGAGGCTGCCTGGCGGTGCTGGCGGCCGTCAACAGCCACACCCTGCTGGCGATGCTTGTGATGCACCCGGTCGACTGGCACATGCGGCGGGTTCCGCTGCCTACCGCTGACCAGGAGCTGGCCGCCATGGACGCCAAGGAACACCCGGAGGAGCACCGGATGGCTGGCGGAGTGCGTGGTCAGAAGCTGCGGGGGTCCCGCCGGGCGTCATCGATACCGGGGCTCGGCAACTGGTCCGGGCCGGTCGTCGTGAGCGACAGCACCGAGCGGgacagccagccggccaccaAGTGGCAGATTCTGGTCGACTTCCTTGACCTGACGCTGCTCAAGGATCCAATTTACGTCAACATCGTCCTCGGcatctcgttcgctctctACTCCGACCTCGCCTTCTTCACCCTGCAGCCGATGTACCTCTTCATGATGTCGTTCAGCAAG CCGGACGTTTCGCTaatcatcgccatcggggCCGGAGCGGATCTAATATCGCGCATCTTCCTGGCCATTTCGAGCACATTTCTCAACATTAAGGCCCGCTACGTCTACTTGGCCGGGGCGCTCTTCACGATCGTGGCACGTTTCG GgttcctgtgtgtgttcgaCTTCTACGGGATGGCCATCGTGACGGCCATAATGGGTTTCCTGCGCACGTGGATTCacgtgccgctgccgctcgTGTTCTCCGAGTATCTGCCCCAGGAGCG GTTTCCGTCCGGCTACGGGCTGTTTATGTTCCTGCAGGGCAACATTACGTTCGCTATCGGGCCGATCATCGGCTACATCCGTGACGTCACCGGCAGCTACACCATTTCGTTCCATTGCCTCACGCTCATGCTGGCGCTCTGCGTCATCCCGTGGTTCTTCGAAATATGCTACTACCGGTTGCAGCGCCAGGCAAGGGCTGGGCGTGCGGTGCGCCCCGACGTGGCCCATCTGCCCGTTCCGGTGATCCGTGAGACGAAGGAGTAG
- the LOC128273838 gene encoding uncharacterized protein LOC128273838 isoform X2: MSRALSLSATVLLAVVVPLVIGAPTHLPDLWYGQNTPAHPEDPSGTSSPPPTTTGRPHSVEPTWITVTMNPVEARYDPPGGSIQPPTTMQPYVAYVPVPPVPPNHAAPGWPRYFPGMPVLPPPPYPYSYHHLCGQHANQAYRLL; encoded by the exons ATGAGTCGTGCGCTAAGTTTGTCCGCCActgtgctgctggcggtggtggtgcctctGGTGATCGGTGCACCGACT CATCTGCCGGACCTGTGGTACGGCCAGAACACGCCGGCCCATCCTGAAGACCCATCCGGAACcagctcgccgccgccgacgacgaccggccggccgcacaGCGTCGAGCCGACGTGGATCACGGTCACGATGAATCCTGTCGAGGCTCGGTACGATCCGCCCGGAGGCAGCATCCAGCCGCCGACCACGATGCAACCGTACGTCGCCTACGTTCCGGTTCCTCCCGTACCGCCCAACCACGCGGCCCCCGGTTGGCCACGGTACTTCCCGGGTATGCCCgtacttccgccgccgccatatCCGTACTCGTACCACCATCTCTGTGGCCAACATGCGAACCAAGCCTACCGTCTGCTATAA